Proteins encoded together in one Papio anubis isolate 15944 chromosome 3, Panubis1.0, whole genome shotgun sequence window:
- the SPON2 gene encoding spondin-2 yields the protein MENPSPAAALGRALWALLLATLGAAGLPRGGESVCSARAPAKYSITFTGKWSQTAFPKQYPMFRPPAQWSSLLGAAHSSDYSMWRKNQYVSNGLRDFAERGEAWALMKEIEAAGEALQSVHAVFSAPAVPSGTGQTSAELEVQRRHSLVSFVVRIVPSPDWFVGVDSLDLCDGDRWREQAALDLYPYDAGTDSGFTFSSPNFATIPQDTVTEITSSSPSHPANSFYYPRLKALPPIARVTLVRLRQSPRAFIPPAPVLPSRDNEIVDSASVPETPLDCEVSLWSSWGLCGGPCGRLGAKSRTRYVRVQPANNGSPCPELEEEAECVPDNCV from the exons ATGGAAAACCCCAGCCCGGCCGCCGCCCTGGGCAGGGCCCTCTGGGCTCTCCTCCTGGCCACGCTCGGCGCCGCCGGCCTGCCTCGTGGGGGAGAGTCCGTCTGTTCCGCCAGAGCCCCGGCCAAATACAGCATCACCTTCACGGGCAAGTGGAGCCAGACGGCCTTCCCCAAGCAGTACCCCATGTTCCGCCCCCCCGCGCAGTGGTCTTCGCTGCTGG GGGCCGCGCATAGCTCGGACTACAGCATGTGGAGGAAGAACCAGTACGTGAGCAACGGACTGCGCGACTTTGCGGAGCGTGGCGAGGCCTGGGCGCTGATGAAGGAGATCGAGGCGGCGGGGGAGGCGCTGCAGAGCGTGCACGCGGTGTTCTCCGCGCCCGCAGTCCCCAGCGGCACCGGGCAGACGTCGGCGGAGCTGGAGGTGCAGCGCAGGCACTCGCTG GTCTCGTTCGTGGTGCGCATCGTGCCCAGCCCGGACTGGTTCGTGGGCGTGGATAGCCTGGACCTGTGCGACGGGGACCGCTGGCGGGAACAGGCGGCGCTGGACCTGTACCCCTACGACGCCGGGACGGACAGCGGCTTCACCTTCTCCTCCCCCAACTTCGCCACCATCCCGCAGGACACGGTGACCGAG aTAACGTCCTCCTCTCCCAGTCACCCAGCCAATTCCTTCTACTATCCTCGGCTGAAGGCCCTGCCTCCCATCGCCAGGGTGACGCTGGTGCGGCTGCGACAGAGCCCCAGGGCCTTCATCCCTCCCGCCCCAGTCCTGCCCAGCAGGGACAATGAGATTGTAGACAGCGCCTCAG TTCCAGAAACGCCGCTGGACTGCGAGGTCTCCCTGTGGTCGTCCTGGGGACTGTGCGGAGGCCCTTGTGGGAGGCTGGGGGCCAAGAGCAGGACTCGCTACGTCCGGGTCCAGCCCGCCAACAACGGGAGCCCCTGCCCCGAGCTCGAAGAAGAGGCTGAGTGCGTCCCTGATAACTGCGTCTGA